One window of Desulfarculus baarsii DSM 2075 genomic DNA carries:
- a CDS encoding alpha/beta hydrolase, translating into MAGPFETTPPRTTCLNPSASGGDVLLVHGAWHGAWCWESLTPGLTATGWRVHLLDLPGHGADVWALPAMTSIKHYADYVGRCVEAIGAPALIGHSLGGWIVQKLLETRDLPAALICPLPGGGLPLLGLLRLMAAYPLATTGTFLGRPLRIADEAMARRLFHPRIPVAELRANLARMVAEPARVMIEMGLGLARARAAAGARPRLVIAAEDDFFIAASALERLARRMSARLALLPGYPHNPWVDDERGLVLQELQRFLAEAAK; encoded by the coding sequence ATGGCCGGCCCCTTTGAGACCACCCCACCCCGCACGACCTGCCTCAACCCCAGCGCCAGCGGCGGCGACGTCTTGCTGGTCCACGGGGCCTGGCATGGCGCTTGGTGCTGGGAGTCGCTGACCCCCGGTTTGACCGCGACGGGCTGGCGCGTCCATCTGCTGGATCTGCCCGGCCACGGCGCCGACGTCTGGGCCTTGCCGGCCATGACCAGCATCAAACACTACGCCGACTACGTGGGCCGTTGCGTGGAGGCCATCGGCGCGCCGGCGTTGATCGGCCATTCGCTGGGCGGCTGGATCGTCCAAAAGCTCCTGGAGACACGCGATCTGCCGGCGGCGCTGATCTGTCCGCTGCCCGGCGGCGGGCTGCCGCTGCTGGGCCTACTGCGCCTGATGGCCGCCTACCCCCTGGCCACGACGGGCACGTTTTTGGGCCGCCCTTTGCGCATCGCCGACGAGGCCATGGCCCGGCGGTTGTTCCATCCACGCATCCCCGTGGCCGAGCTACGGGCCAACCTGGCGCGCATGGTGGCCGAACCGGCGCGGGTGATGATCGAGATGGGCCTGGGCCTGGCCCGGGCTCGGGCGGCGGCCGGCGCGCGGCCCCGGCTGGTTATCGCCGCCGAAGATGATTTTTTCATCGCGGCCTCGGCGCTCGAGCGCCTGGCGCGGCGCATGTCGGCGCGGCTGGCCCTGTTGCCCGGCTATCCGCACAATCCCTGGGTCGACGACGAGCGCGGCCTGGTGCTTCAGGAATTGCAGCGTTTCTTGGCCGAGGCCGCCAAATAA
- a CDS encoding DnaJ family domain-containing protein gives MALGFFAKLAEEKIRQAVERGEMDDLPGLGQPLDFEDDAMVPEDLRMAHHVLKNAGFIPPEVELRGEIARTEELLVAAPDEKARYIAIKRLNFLTMKLGELRPRSALLDEHAYAQRIVARLCRDASGEKGS, from the coding sequence ATGGCCTTGGGCTTTTTCGCCAAGCTGGCCGAGGAAAAGATCAGGCAGGCCGTCGAACGCGGCGAGATGGACGATCTGCCCGGCCTGGGCCAACCACTGGACTTTGAAGACGACGCCATGGTCCCGGAAGACCTGCGCATGGCCCACCACGTGCTCAAAAACGCCGGCTTCATCCCGCCCGAGGTAGAACTGCGCGGCGAGATCGCCCGCACCGAGGAGCTGCTGGTCGCCGCGCCCGACGAAAAGGCCCGTTACATCGCCATCAAGCGGCTGAATTTTCTGACAATGAAGCTAGGCGAACTGCGCCCGCGCTCGGCCCTTCTGGATGAACACGCCTACGCCCAGCGTATCGTGGCCCGCCTGTGCCGCGACGCTTCCGGCGAGAAAGGCTCATAG
- a CDS encoding glycosyltransferase family 2 protein has translation MKLIIQIPCYNEEANIAETLACLPRRLPGVDTIEWLIIDDGSTDGTVAAAKAAGADHVVSLKPNKGLARAFMAGLNASLRAGADIIVNTDADNQYNAGDIPKLIQPIINGQADFVIGARPIRETTDFSAVKRFLQMLGSWVVRKASGTDIPDAPSGFRAMNRKTALCLNVFDNYTYTLETIIQAGAENMEIVSVPIRTNPVSRQSRLVKSVPSYVKRSMATIVRSLVFYRPFHFFSFLGAAPFVGSTFLAVRWLVLYWGGTSRAHVPSLVVAAVLAFVAFQCWFTGLVLSCFSTQRRMLAEVQRAQRGQELGGGLG, from the coding sequence ATGAAACTGATAATCCAGATCCCCTGCTACAACGAAGAAGCAAACATCGCCGAGACCCTGGCCTGTCTGCCCCGGCGACTGCCCGGCGTGGACACCATCGAATGGCTCATCATCGACGACGGCTCCACCGACGGCACCGTGGCCGCGGCCAAAGCCGCCGGGGCCGACCACGTGGTCAGCCTCAAACCCAACAAGGGCCTGGCCCGCGCCTTCATGGCCGGACTCAACGCCTCCCTGCGCGCCGGGGCCGACATCATCGTCAACACCGACGCCGACAACCAATACAACGCCGGCGACATCCCCAAGCTGATCCAGCCGATCATCAACGGCCAAGCCGATTTCGTCATCGGCGCACGGCCCATCCGCGAAACGACGGACTTTTCGGCGGTCAAGCGCTTCCTGCAAATGCTGGGCAGTTGGGTCGTGCGCAAGGCCAGCGGAACCGACATCCCCGACGCGCCCAGCGGCTTCCGGGCCATGAACCGCAAGACCGCGCTCTGCCTCAATGTTTTCGACAACTACACCTACACCCTGGAGACGATCATCCAGGCCGGCGCCGAAAACATGGAAATCGTTTCGGTGCCCATCCGCACCAACCCCGTGTCGCGCCAATCGCGCCTGGTCAAGAGCGTGCCCAGCTACGTCAAGCGCTCCATGGCCACCATCGTCCGCTCGCTGGTCTTTTATCGGCCGTTCCATTTTTTCAGCTTTTTGGGCGCGGCGCCCTTTGTAGGCTCGACGTTTCTGGCCGTGCGCTGGCTGGTGTTGTACTGGGGCGGCACTTCGCGGGCCCACGTGCCCAGCCTGGTGGTGGCCGCCGTGCTGGCCTTCGTGGCCTTCCAGTGCTGGTTCACCGGCTTGGTGCTCAGCTGTTTTTCGACCCAGCGTCGGATGTTGGCCGAGGTCCAGCGGGCCCAGCGTGGGCAGGAATTGGGCGGTGGCTTGGGCTAG
- the rpsM gene encoding 30S ribosomal protein S13 has protein sequence MARIAGIDLPRNKRIEVALTYIYGIGPSTSKRILDAAGVNPDTKSDALNSEEVNRIRQVIDEAYKVEGDLRREVSMNIKRLMDLGCYRGLRHRRGLPVRGQRTRTNARTRKGPSRAVVGKRKK, from the coding sequence GTGGCACGCATCGCAGGGATCGATTTGCCCCGCAACAAACGCATCGAAGTGGCGCTGACCTATATCTATGGCATCGGGCCGTCCACATCGAAGAGGATTCTTGACGCCGCCGGCGTCAACCCCGACACCAAGAGCGACGCGCTCAACAGTGAAGAGGTAAACCGCATCCGCCAGGTCATCGACGAAGCCTACAAGGTTGAGGGCGATCTGCGCCGCGAGGTGTCGATGAACATCAAGCGGCTGATGGACCTGGGATGCTACCGCGGTCTGCGGCATCGTCGTGGCTTGCCGGTTCGCGGCCAGCGCACGCGGACCAACGCCCGCACCCGTAAGGGCCCCAGCCGGGCCGTGGTCGGTAAGAGGAAGAAATAA
- a CDS encoding lysylphosphatidylglycerol synthase transmembrane domain-containing protein, with amino-acid sequence MKRLIAIVISLGLLAAIYSLIDLDAFIAVVLHCRGGLLLVGLAMVAPITVFTAWRFLLLVPRWANVGLGEALKLVLAASTLNMVLPSKIGDLSKAYFMRNKGHMTGPAALSVVLFEKLCDVLSLLSWCLVGLLVLQSADAVVRGLGVAAACLWVIGLSLLVSRRLAGLFFGLARLIPWAKAREFIGRTEQSWSVMQRQLAASPAAGLRVALASLALWLMHLLQIWLFILALNAQVGLVVSFSLTALAIFAGLLPFSFAGVGARDAALIYLYAGYFSPAVGAALGLLCTMRYVMPALAGLPFIAAYMRAAPGGSPSAGA; translated from the coding sequence ATGAAGCGGCTGATCGCCATCGTCATCAGCCTGGGCCTGTTGGCGGCCATCTACAGCCTTATCGACCTGGACGCATTCATCGCCGTCGTGCTGCATTGCCGGGGCGGCTTGCTGCTGGTCGGCCTGGCCATGGTCGCGCCGATCACCGTGTTTACGGCGTGGCGTTTTTTGCTGTTGGTGCCTCGTTGGGCCAACGTTGGCCTGGGCGAGGCGCTCAAGCTGGTGCTGGCGGCCAGCACGCTCAACATGGTCTTGCCCTCCAAGATCGGCGATCTGTCCAAGGCCTATTTCATGCGCAACAAAGGCCACATGACCGGCCCGGCGGCCCTCAGCGTGGTGCTTTTTGAAAAGCTCTGCGACGTGCTTTCGCTGCTTAGCTGGTGCTTGGTGGGGCTTTTGGTGCTGCAAAGCGCCGACGCCGTGGTGCGTGGGCTGGGCGTGGCGGCGGCCTGCTTGTGGGTGATCGGGCTGTCGCTATTGGTCAGCCGGCGTTTGGCCGGGCTGTTTTTCGGCCTGGCCCGGCTGATCCCCTGGGCCAAGGCGCGGGAATTCATTGGGCGCACCGAACAGTCGTGGAGCGTCATGCAGCGGCAGTTGGCCGCCTCGCCGGCGGCCGGCCTGCGGGTGGCCCTGGCCTCGCTGGCGCTGTGGTTGATGCATCTGTTGCAGATCTGGCTGTTTATCCTGGCCCTCAACGCCCAGGTGGGCCTGGTGGTCAGCTTCAGCCTGACGGCCCTGGCCATCTTCGCGGGGCTGCTGCCCTTTTCGTTCGCCGGCGTCGGCGCGCGGGACGCGGCGTTGATCTACCTCTACGCCGGCTATTTCAGCCCGGCCGTCGGCGCGGCCTTGGGGCTGTTGTGCACCATGCGTTACGTCATGCCCGCCCTGGCCGGTCTGCCTTTTATTGCGGCCTACATGCGCGCGGCCCCGGGCGGCTCGCCATCGGCCGGGGCCTAG
- the rpsD gene encoding 30S ribosomal protein S4 has protein sequence MARYRGSVCRLCRREMQKLYLKGDRCYGDKCAVERRTYPPGQHGQGRRGKASDYGIQLREKQKVKRMYGLAENQFRLTYKRASSMHGVTGHNLLQLLERRLDNVVFRLGFANSRTQARQWVRHSHFTVNGHKVNIPSALVKAGDVVAVVQTSRELGQLKEAMEAVARRTIPGWLELDVKDLSGTVKALPTREELTMPMQEQLIVELYSR, from the coding sequence TTGGCACGATATAGAGGTTCCGTCTGCCGCCTGTGCCGCCGCGAGATGCAAAAATTGTATCTCAAGGGCGACCGCTGCTACGGTGACAAATGCGCTGTGGAAAGACGCACCTATCCCCCGGGCCAGCACGGCCAGGGCCGGCGCGGCAAAGCCAGCGACTACGGCATTCAGCTTCGCGAAAAACAAAAAGTCAAGCGCATGTATGGCCTGGCCGAAAACCAATTCCGCCTGACCTACAAACGCGCCTCCAGCATGCATGGCGTCACTGGCCACAACCTGCTCCAGCTTCTGGAGCGGCGGCTCGATAACGTCGTGTTTCGGCTTGGCTTCGCCAACAGCCGCACCCAGGCCCGTCAGTGGGTCCGTCATAGCCACTTCACCGTCAATGGCCACAAGGTCAACATTCCTTCGGCCCTGGTGAAGGCCGGCGACGTCGTCGCCGTGGTCCAGACCAGCCGCGAGCTGGGTCAGCTCAAGGAAGCCATGGAAGCGGTGGCCCGGCGCACCATTCCCGGCTGGCTGGAACTGGATGTGAAGGACCTCAGCGGCACGGTCAAAGCCTTGCCCACTCGCGAGGAGCTGACCATGCCCATGCAGGAGCAGCTCATCGTGGAGCTCTACTCCCGCTAG
- a CDS encoding DUF4019 domain-containing protein, whose product MNASAKRGYWAALICSLTMALCLAGPLPARSAQDQAGRAATEWLALVDGGDYRQAWSATGELIRDAMTAQAWESLLEQARRPLGEKSARQETSRRAYEQLPGAPDGQYLVLTFDSSFAHKARAMETLTLRREADGVWRVVGYFIR is encoded by the coding sequence CCTGATTTGCTCATTGACCATGGCGCTTTGCCTGGCCGGCCCCTTGCCGGCGCGGTCGGCCCAGGACCAGGCCGGCCGCGCAGCCACGGAGTGGCTGGCGTTGGTGGATGGCGGCGACTATCGGCAGGCCTGGAGCGCGACCGGCGAGTTGATACGTGATGCGATGACCGCCCAGGCCTGGGAGTCGCTGCTGGAACAGGCGCGCCGCCCGTTGGGCGAAAAATCGGCCCGCCAGGAGACGTCGCGGCGCGCCTACGAGCAATTGCCCGGCGCGCCGGATGGTCAATACCTGGTTCTGACCTTCGATTCCAGCTTTGCTCACAAGGCGCGGGCAATGGAGACACTGACCCTGCGCCGCGAGGCCGACGGCGTCTGGCGCGTGGTGGGCTACTTCATTCGTTGA
- a CDS encoding DNA-directed RNA polymerase subunit alpha, translating into MERNWRELIKPSRLQIDEEIHTSRYGKFSCEPLERGFGHTIGNALRRILISSLQGAAVTNLRMEGVLHEFSTIPGVLEDVTDIILNLKGIQLRYLGFDSTTMTISAQGEGVVKAGDIKTPPDVEILNPEHHIATLSPEGRLEAELTVRTGKGYVTAERNKSPEDPIGYIAIDSAFSPITKVSYVVTQARVGQITDYDKLTLEVHTNGAVRPEDAVAYAAKILKEQLQIFINFPEEPEPTHEEEREEPRLNENLFRTVDELELSVRSANCLKNADIKYIGELVQRSEAEMLKTKNFGRKSLNEIKEMLTDMGLSLGMKLDGFPARDDLENRDREK; encoded by the coding sequence ATGGAGAGGAATTGGAGAGAGCTTATCAAGCCCTCACGGCTACAAATTGACGAAGAAATTCATACTAGCCGGTATGGAAAATTCTCGTGCGAACCCCTGGAGCGGGGCTTCGGCCATACCATTGGCAACGCCCTGCGGCGCATCTTGATTTCTTCTTTGCAAGGCGCGGCGGTCACTAACCTGCGCATGGAAGGCGTGCTTCACGAGTTCTCCACTATCCCCGGCGTTCTGGAGGATGTCACCGACATCATCCTGAATCTGAAGGGCATCCAGCTGCGCTACCTGGGGTTCGACTCCACCACCATGACCATCAGCGCCCAAGGCGAGGGCGTGGTCAAGGCCGGAGACATCAAAACGCCGCCCGATGTGGAGATACTCAACCCCGAGCACCACATCGCCACCCTCAGCCCCGAAGGGCGGCTGGAGGCCGAACTGACCGTGCGCACGGGCAAGGGCTATGTCACCGCCGAGCGGAACAAGTCCCCCGAGGACCCTATCGGCTATATCGCCATAGATTCGGCCTTTTCGCCGATCACCAAGGTCAGTTATGTCGTGACCCAGGCCCGTGTCGGCCAGATCACCGACTACGACAAGCTGACCCTGGAGGTCCACACCAACGGCGCGGTCAGGCCGGAGGACGCCGTGGCTTACGCCGCTAAAATCCTCAAGGAGCAGTTGCAGATTTTCATCAACTTCCCCGAGGAGCCCGAACCTACCCACGAGGAGGAGCGGGAAGAGCCCAGGCTCAACGAAAATCTGTTCCGCACCGTCGACGAGCTGGAACTGAGCGTGCGTAGCGCCAATTGCCTCAAGAACGCCGACATCAAATACATTGGCGAACTGGTGCAGCGCAGCGAGGCCGAAATGCTCAAAACCAAGAACTTCGGCCGCAAGTCGCTCAACGAAATCAAAGAGATGCTCACCGATATGGGCCTGTCTCTGGGCATGAAGCTCGACGGCTTCCCCGCCAGGGACGATTTGGAAAACAGGGATAGAGAAAAATGA
- the rpmJ gene encoding 50S ribosomal protein L36 — protein MKVRASVKKICKDCKIIKRNGVVRVVCKKNPRHNQRQG, from the coding sequence ATGAAAGTGCGAGCATCAGTCAAAAAGATCTGCAAAGACTGCAAGATCATCAAACGCAACGGCGTTGTCCGGGTCGTCTGCAAAAAGAACCCACGCCATAATCAGCGTCAGGGTTAA
- the rpsK gene encoding 30S ribosomal protein S11, whose protein sequence is MAKAQKRNVRKRKERKNVPTGVVHIQSTFNNTIVTICDQQGATISWSSSGVQGFKGSRKSTPFAAQLAAEDAAKKAMEHGMRTVEVNVKGPGAGREAALRAINNAGLNVSIIRDVTPVPHNGCRPPKRRRV, encoded by the coding sequence ATGGCCAAAGCGCAGAAAAGGAACGTCCGCAAGCGCAAGGAACGCAAAAACGTTCCCACGGGCGTCGTGCACATTCAGTCGACATTCAATAACACGATTGTGACCATCTGCGATCAGCAGGGCGCCACCATCTCCTGGTCGTCTTCGGGCGTGCAGGGGTTCAAGGGCTCGCGCAAGTCGACGCCGTTCGCCGCCCAGCTGGCCGCCGAGGACGCCGCCAAAAAGGCCATGGAACACGGCATGCGCACGGTCGAGGTGAACGTCAAGGGCCCGGGCGCCGGTCGTGAAGCCGCTCTGCGCGCCATCAACAACGCCGGGTTGAACGTATCCATCATCCGCGACGTGACTCCAGTGCCCCACAATGGTTGCCGTCCGCCCAAGCGGCGTCGCGTCTAG
- a CDS encoding discoidin domain-containing protein, translating into MNQDSAPAPERPALATGPKYYLAVVGMIYAAAVGLRVARFLSARLSAENGLVGSTAEQFLRGDFPLFLMGKDFMGVYDVLPMVPLLHFLGPSSYILNLWSPLYTLGAMIVVHRLLQRVVGPWGVLTGLAFLAIPPAFWLHYCGYAQTHYTLGVLLSALLMLQTARLSEAEHWGAGQTFLWGLAAGAGLYGNAQTVGVFLACAAFLLATSWRRVRPLNLVAFCGGGLLGGLPLLYYLLTAQTAYADKINVFSWGYVAKHFHELWTNALPIILGFNTPPTGGSLSPASPWFGLYLLLLAVVCAGLGGLIQRGLRGRPRLALLFPLVAAVYVVILLTSHYGLFLHGSQQAYLMSLYLVLPAALGLVVTWFEPRAKIAAGLLTALTIGINVGGYAAFRPNVYPLFLSPAIQARQNRDYLEAAELLRRAGAHHVYAENSWLLGFYGNGDPLAVHPWQPRKNEDAHRVDASLDPLFYGVDIASSTTLLGLKHKIATVGGRLSRWGFAQPDKGLLLERHAWRARSLNGQDLGDALGDGDLASGFQTAGPAGPGQGFVLDLGAAQTVSGLALIPQGYVETPKGLTIEGSLDGHVFFPLAQSHGYVGPFYMSGPHPVLKLRHPRVESYWRPCLVRQIRISHLGRSNRPWSAREVLLWGPGPAAGPDADWSSSAVALRRLVGRLKPARVYADTWAAAVARTSADAPPWISLAHGFHNESRPDPPLAQWPELIAGRGSLVVVDRPEAAATRRALELLGLPFTEASAGRLRAFALGNPPARPVIEPRAISSRLSPAAAAQLAHPGGRTPWSTNGPQSAGGALDIDLGRPRLVRLVELRTPDFAQDYPRALTAWVSDDGRAWRPTPLAPAGPLFFSGQMLLRRGGAVNIFSLGPGVTTRHLRLALAPNHCPWWWSVQELVLR; encoded by the coding sequence ATGAACCAGGATAGCGCCCCAGCCCCAGAGCGACCGGCGTTGGCAACCGGCCCCAAATATTATCTGGCCGTGGTAGGCATGATCTACGCCGCGGCCGTGGGCCTACGCGTGGCCCGTTTCCTTTCGGCCCGGCTATCGGCCGAAAACGGCTTGGTCGGCAGCACGGCCGAACAATTTCTGCGGGGCGACTTTCCCCTGTTCCTGATGGGCAAGGACTTCATGGGCGTCTATGACGTGTTGCCCATGGTCCCGCTTCTGCATTTCCTCGGGCCGTCGTCGTACATCCTCAATCTATGGTCGCCGCTCTACACCCTGGGGGCCATGATCGTCGTTCACCGGCTACTCCAACGCGTGGTCGGCCCCTGGGGCGTGCTGACGGGCCTGGCTTTTCTGGCCATCCCGCCGGCTTTCTGGCTGCACTACTGCGGCTACGCCCAGACTCACTACACTCTGGGCGTGCTGCTCAGCGCCCTGCTGATGCTCCAGACCGCGCGCCTGTCCGAGGCCGAGCACTGGGGCGCGGGCCAGACATTTTTGTGGGGCCTGGCCGCCGGGGCCGGGCTCTACGGCAACGCCCAGACGGTGGGCGTATTTTTGGCCTGCGCGGCCTTTTTGCTGGCCACGTCCTGGCGACGCGTGCGGCCGCTGAATCTGGTCGCCTTTTGCGGCGGCGGCCTGCTGGGCGGCCTGCCCCTGCTCTACTATCTGCTCACGGCCCAAACCGCCTACGCCGACAAGATCAACGTCTTTTCCTGGGGCTACGTGGCCAAGCATTTCCACGAGCTGTGGACCAACGCCCTGCCCATTATCCTGGGCTTCAACACTCCGCCCACGGGGGGAAGCCTGAGCCCCGCTTCGCCTTGGTTTGGCTTGTATCTGCTTTTGCTGGCGGTGGTCTGCGCGGGCCTTGGCGGGTTGATCCAGCGTGGTCTGCGGGGCCGCCCCCGCCTGGCGCTGCTGTTTCCCCTGGTGGCGGCGGTGTATGTGGTCATTTTGCTCACTAGCCACTATGGCCTTTTTCTGCATGGCAGCCAGCAGGCCTATCTCATGTCGCTGTACCTGGTCTTGCCCGCCGCCCTGGGCCTGGTGGTCACCTGGTTCGAACCACGCGCCAAGATCGCCGCCGGCTTGTTGACGGCCCTGACCATAGGCATAAACGTCGGCGGTTACGCCGCCTTCCGGCCCAATGTCTACCCGCTGTTTCTTTCGCCGGCCATCCAGGCCCGGCAAAACCGCGATTACTTGGAGGCGGCGGAGCTTTTGCGCCGGGCCGGGGCCCACCATGTCTACGCCGAAAACAGTTGGCTCCTGGGCTTTTACGGCAATGGCGACCCGTTGGCGGTGCATCCGTGGCAGCCGCGCAAAAACGAGGACGCCCACCGGGTCGACGCCAGCCTTGATCCGTTGTTTTATGGCGTGGATATCGCTTCCTCGACGACTTTGCTGGGCCTGAAGCACAAAATCGCCACCGTGGGCGGTCGACTGTCGCGCTGGGGTTTTGCCCAGCCCGACAAGGGCCTTTTGCTGGAGCGCCACGCTTGGCGGGCCCGAAGTCTGAACGGCCAAGACCTGGGCGACGCCCTCGGCGATGGCGATTTGGCCAGCGGCTTCCAGACCGCCGGTCCAGCCGGGCCGGGCCAGGGTTTCGTCCTGGATTTGGGCGCGGCCCAGACGGTCAGCGGCCTGGCCCTGATCCCGCAAGGTTATGTCGAAACGCCCAAGGGCCTGACCATCGAGGGCTCGCTCGACGGCCACGTCTTTTTCCCTCTGGCCCAAAGCCACGGCTACGTCGGGCCGTTCTATATGTCCGGGCCCCATCCGGTGCTCAAACTGCGTCATCCCAGGGTCGAAAGCTATTGGCGGCCTTGCCTAGTCCGCCAGATCAGGATCAGCCACCTTGGCCGCTCCAACCGGCCCTGGTCCGCGCGCGAGGTTCTGCTCTGGGGCCCCGGGCCGGCCGCCGGGCCAGACGCCGACTGGTCGTCCAGCGCCGTGGCCTTGCGCCGGCTGGTCGGCCGGCTCAAGCCCGCGCGGGTCTACGCCGACACCTGGGCGGCGGCGGTGGCGCGCACCAGCGCGGACGCGCCGCCGTGGATCAGCCTGGCCCACGGCTTCCACAACGAAAGCCGGCCCGATCCGCCCCTGGCGCAATGGCCGGAGCTGATCGCCGGGCGGGGCTCGTTGGTGGTCGTCGATCGGCCAGAGGCCGCCGCCACCCGCCGCGCCCTGGAGCTGCTGGGCTTGCCGTTCACGGAGGCGTCTGCCGGCCGATTACGGGCCTTCGCCCTTGGCAATCCACCGGCCCGCCCGGTCATCGAGCCCCGCGCGATCAGCTCGCGGCTCTCGCCCGCGGCCGCCGCCCAACTAGCCCACCCCGGCGGCCGAACGCCCTGGAGCACCAACGGCCCGCAAAGCGCCGGCGGCGCGCTGGATATCGACCTGGGCCGGCCGCGCCTGGTGCGGCTGGTGGAGCTGCGCACCCCCGATTTCGCCCAAGACTACCCCCGCGCGCTGACGGCGTGGGTCTCCGACGACGGCCGCGCCTGGCGACCCACGCCCCTCGCGCCGGCCGGACCACTGTTCTTCAGCGGGCAGATGTTGCTGCGCCGTGGCGGCGCGGTCAATATCTTCAGCCTCGGACCTGGCGTGACCACGCGCCATCTGCGCCTGGCCCTGGCCCCCAACCATTGCCCGTGGTGGTGGTCGGTCCAGGAGCTGGTTCTGCGCTAG
- the moaA gene encoding GTP 3',8-cyclase MoaA, which yields MAKPGGKSRFIQPDEMLVDGHGRMLNYLRVSLTDRCNFRCIYCMPPGGVDKIPHDDILSLEEIARVARVAVAMGVDKIRLTGGEPLLRRNLPVLLDKLSSIQPRPDIRLTTNGFFLSAALPWLLAGGVSAVNVSLDTLRPDRFAAISGLPPQAGPRALDAVLGGIRAAVAQGGLRVKVNTVPLAGLNDDEVADFARLAAQLGVAVRFIEYMPVGRLTRYRPERFISSDEVLGRLAALGSLAAIDHDPADGPAQRFALPGGRGEVGVISAISSHFCATCNRLRLTADGRLAPCLFSDETIALRPTLRSGVDDRQISALLALAARRKPSRHQHQPADVAATGCQMSNLGG from the coding sequence ATGGCCAAACCCGGCGGAAAGAGCCGTTTCATCCAGCCCGACGAGATGCTCGTCGACGGCCACGGCCGCATGCTCAATTATCTGCGCGTATCGCTGACCGACCGCTGCAATTTTCGCTGTATTTATTGCATGCCGCCCGGCGGCGTGGACAAGATCCCCCACGACGACATCCTCAGCCTGGAGGAAATCGCCCGCGTGGCCCGCGTGGCCGTGGCCATGGGCGTAGACAAGATCCGCCTGACCGGCGGCGAGCCATTGCTGCGGCGCAACTTGCCAGTTTTGCTCGATAAGCTCTCGAGCATCCAGCCCCGGCCAGATATCCGCCTGACCACCAACGGCTTTTTTCTGAGCGCGGCCCTGCCCTGGCTGCTGGCTGGCGGCGTCAGCGCCGTCAACGTCAGCCTGGACACCCTGAGGCCCGACCGCTTCGCCGCCATCAGCGGCCTGCCGCCCCAGGCCGGCCCCCGCGCCCTGGACGCGGTGCTGGGCGGCATCCGCGCCGCCGTGGCCCAGGGTGGCCTGCGGGTCAAGGTCAACACGGTGCCCCTGGCCGGCTTGAACGACGACGAGGTCGCCGACTTCGCCCGCCTGGCCGCTCAACTGGGCGTGGCCGTGCGTTTCATCGAATACATGCCCGTGGGCCGACTGACCCGCTATCGGCCCGAGCGCTTCATCAGCTCCGACGAGGTGCTGGGACGGTTGGCCGCGTTGGGCTCCCTGGCGGCCATCGACCACGATCCGGCCGACGGGCCGGCCCAACGCTTCGCCCTGCCCGGCGGCCGTGGCGAAGTCGGCGTGATCAGCGCCATATCCAGCCATTTCTGCGCCACCTGCAACCGTCTGCGCCTCACCGCCGACGGTCGGCTGGCCCCCTGCCTGTTCAGCGACGAAACCATCGCTCTACGGCCCACGCTGCGCTCCGGGGTCGACGACCGTCAGATCAGCGCCCTGCTAGCCCTGGCCGCCCGGCGCAAACCCAGCCGTCACCAGCATCAGCCGGCCGACGTCGCCGCCACCGGCTGTCAGATGTCCAACCTGGGCGGCTAA
- the rplQ gene encoding 50S ribosomal protein L17: protein MKHRTLTRKLSRDSAHRKAMMRNLVTALFEHDKVETTHAKAKELKKAADKMITLAKRGDLHARRLAEAYMHSHTVCGKLFAEAKDRYQQRSGGYVRVVATRVRRGDAAPMAIVELVSASESK from the coding sequence ATGAAACACCGCACGCTTACCAGGAAGCTCTCCCGCGACTCGGCCCATCGCAAGGCCATGATGCGCAATCTGGTGACCGCGCTCTTTGAGCATGACAAAGTGGAGACTACCCACGCCAAGGCCAAAGAGCTGAAAAAGGCCGCCGACAAGATGATCACCCTGGCCAAACGCGGCGATCTGCACGCCCGCCGCCTGGCCGAGGCCTATATGCACAGCCACACCGTCTGCGGCAAGCTCTTCGCCGAGGCCAAGGATCGTTATCAGCAGCGCTCCGGCGGCTATGTGCGGGTGGTGGCCACCCGCGTGCGCCGTGGCGACGCCGCCCCCATGGCCATCGTCGAGCTGGTTTCGGCCTCCGAAAGCAAATAG